AATAGGTTGTTGCCATATGTAATATCAGTCCAACCATTGGCTACTGCAGCGTTTTCCAATGTCCATGAGGATCCTGGTGGAGCTGGAGATGGTGCACCAGATGGAACAAATGAGGGCTCACCAGAAGGCACAGCTGATGGAGCTACAGAAGGGGTAACAGAAGGAATAGAGGAAAGAGAAGGTAAAGTTGAAGGTGCCAATGATGGAAGCCTTGAGGGCTCTTTTGATGGTGCAAAAGAAGGGACAGAAGATGGAAACACAGAAGGCTGGCTTGTTGGTGCTGTAGAAGGTATTGATGTAGGTTCAAATGATGGAATGGAGGACAAGGACGGTGCGCTTGATGGAAGAGTCGAAGGTACTGaggatggcaatgatgaAGGCTGGCTTGAGGGCTCAGAAGATGGGAGTAAGGAAGGCAGTGCCGAAGGAAGCGAACTTGGTGCACTCGAGGGTTCAGATGAAGGCAGAGACGACGGACCAGACGACGGCTCACTCGAGGGAAAAGGCGATGGCGCTGaggatggcaatgatgagGGCTGGCTTGAGGGCTCAGAAGATGGGAGTAAGGAAGGCAGTGCCGACGGAAGCGAACTTGGTGCACTCGAGGGTTCAGATGAAGGCAGAGACGACGGACCAGACGACGGCTCACTCGAGGGAAAAGGCGATGGCGCTGaggatggcaatgatgagGGCTGGCTTGAGGGCTCAGAAGATGGGACCAATGACGGGTTTGATGATGTAGATGGTACACTGGACGGTAATCTTGAAGGCACTGAAGTTGGCATTGCTGAGGGTTGTGAAGAAGGTGACAACGATGGGTCAAATGATGGCATACTTGAGGGTACAAACGACGGTACCGATGATGGGTTCAAGGATGGAAGAGTAGATGGTTGACTAGAGGGCTCTTTAGACGGGGCTGAAGatggtgaatttgaaggGACAGAAGTAGGAACCAATGAGGGGAGTAAGGACGGGATTGTTGACGGTATAGATGAAGGTGTAAATGAAGGTATACTGGACGGCTCTTGTTCTACCATAGGGGCTGACGTGAGTGGGGCACCTGAAACATCCATTGGTGAATTTACTGGACTCAAAGTTGGTCCCAAAGGAATCAATGACGGTTCACTCAACGGGACAAACGAAGGTGGAACACTTGATGGAGCAAGGGGCATAGTGGTTGGACTTGCTGTCAGGAACACTGGAAATGACGACGGTTCACTGAATGGTGCTGATGATTGCGGAATGCTTGTAGTGGTAGTGGGCACAACTGATGGGCTTGCATTTGGTGTTGATGAAGCAATATTGACGGGAGAGGGCTCCTCGCTAATTCTGTCATCCGTAGAGGTATTTGGCGGAGGAACTGGCGACTGTGTTAGCAGCCCATCAGGGAGCACACGGACTGTGACTGCGTCCACCACTTCTCCGGTCATCGCATCAAGTGTATTTATATACATTTGTTTGCGACCGTCGGCTTCCAgtactgttgttgtcgctACTCCAAAGGGACTTGAAAATTCTATAAGCGAGACAGGAATTTTCTCTGTGAAGTTTTTGTATTTGATAGCCGTAGCAAGGTTCCGAGCACTTTCTGGCAAGTCGTTGTAATAGAACAAAGGTTCCATGTCAAAGCAGCCAGTGCAAGTCACACGGGCCTCCCACAACAGCTTCGTAAAGTTCAGCGAATTCTTTACCTCTACTTCCCAAGAAACCAACTTGGCTT
The Phaeodactylum tricornutum CCAP 1055/1 PHATR_bd_25x34 genomic scaffold, whole genome shotgun sequence genome window above contains:
- a CDS encoding predicted protein, whose translation is MTRSAVPLVETATNRLLPYVISVQPLATAAFSNVHEDPGGAGDGAPDGTNEGSPEGTADGATEGVTEGIEEREGKVEGANDGSLEGSFDGAKEGTEDGNTEGWLVGAVEGIDVGSNDGMEDKDGALDGRVEGTEDGNDEGWLEGSEDGSKEGSAEGSELGALEGSDEGRDDGPDDGSLEGKGDGAEDGNDEGWLEGSEDGSKEGSADGSELGALEGSDEGRDDGPDDGSLEGKGDGAEDGNDEGWLEGSEDGTNDGFDDVDGTLDGNLEGTEVGIAEGCEEGDNDGSNDGILEGTNDGTDDGFKDGRVDDGAEDGEFEGTEVGTNEGSKDGIVDGIDEGVNEGILDGS